A single region of the Podospora pseudopauciseta strain CBS 411.78 chromosome 1, whole genome shotgun sequence genome encodes:
- a CDS encoding hypothetical protein (EggNog:ENOG503NWUW; COG:S), which translates to MLSRDQRWPEIIVGTCQVTPIGVGDNTDNTGQVVGGGGKKRAKLDRYRRDWRAWPCSLVSRHRQISRTTSPVTTPSLARQLYKQPTEWRSWWLQCLRIKPQKRNHPISRQRAQRIMWRHGLAGSTAGSRLHLSATITRTRTTITSAQPLRLPRPWRTIVTSPSHCRPLHPSSGPFEPLRPPSPSSLGAPRAARSYPRAEKYLRRLVVISALLGAGYLVDSQIYASGIARSLRTFGTGLLVAADYKLNFRPHPIPIIGSKSGIPELHRRSAERMSDLLRHNGGLYLKIGQAIAMQSAVLPPEFQKMFARMFDDAPQDEWELVEKVIRDDFGGRSVEEVFGVDFTGRDESKGVMEKTARASASVAQVHWARLPDGREVAVKIQKPEIERQIGWDLWAFKVVMRVYTWWFDLPMYSMVPFVSERLKLETDFENEARNSEVMRELINDEPALRGRVYIPPVYPELSSKRVLTTEWIEGVRFNDKSDLTRPWRGGHGNYSPGVHGEQLPSPDMPSLRAALRQNPDRQRLKPERNSWRGPNLTGGLGVSPKDVMTTIVDLFSAQIFKFGVVHCDPHPGNMFVRRLPNGKPELVLIDHGLYVYMSDQFRHDYASFWKALMTFDNAKIVQIASGWGVKGAEMFASATLMRPYEGGENKVQKEFLKAMKARSPSERNYEMQRRMKQGIRDMLADEEKWPKELIFISRNMRIVQANNANMGSPVNRIKIMGVWASRSLWQDKGLGWRERVGNASRHLLFKGVLWASDAVWWFFRVKQLLGRGGGMEDEVEVKMREMAREMGIELQHDVFAG; encoded by the exons ATGCTCTCTCGAGACCAAAGATGGCCAGAGATAATTGTCGGCACCTGCCAGGTAACCCCGATCGGCGTCGGAGACAATACAGATAACACGGGGCAAGTggtcggaggaggcggcaAAAAGCGGGCCAAGCTCGATCGGTATCGGAGGGACTGGAGAGCTTGGCCTTGCTCACTTGTCAGTCGTCATCGACAAATCTCACGAACAACCTCACCCGTCACGACACCTTCTTTAGCTCGACAGCTCTATAAACAACCCACTGAATGGCGCAGCTGGTGGCTTCAATGTCTGAGAATTAAGCCACAGAAAAGAAATCATCCTATTTCTCGCCAGCGCGCCCAGCGCATCATGTGGCGCCATGGCCTCGCCGGCAGCACAGCCGGCAGCCGCCTCCATCTGTccgccaccatcacgagAACAAGAACGACAATAACGTCAGCTCAGCCACTGCGCTTGCCACGCCCTTGGCGAACAATCGtcacctcaccatcacattgccgacccctccacccctcaTCCGGTCCCTTCGAGCCCCTCcgacccccctccccctcctcgctcgGCGCCCCCCGGGCCGCGAGATCGTACCCCCGGGCCGAAAAatacctccgccgcctcgtcgtcatctctGCGCTCCTCGGCGCCGGCTATCTAGTAGACTCCCAAATCTACGCCTCCGGCATAGCCCGCTCCCTCCGCACCTTTGGCACCGGCCTCCTAGTAGCAGCCGACTACAAGCTCAACTTCCGGCCTCACCCCATCCCTATAATCGGCTCCAAATCCGGCATCCCCGAGCTCCACCGCCGCAGCGCGGAGCGCATGTCCGACTTGCTACGGCACAATGGCGGGCTGTACCTCAAGATCGGGCAGGCAATCGCCATGCAGAGTGCTGTCTTGCCGCCGGAGTTCCAGAAGATGTTCGCGAGGATGTTTGATGATGCGCCGCAGGATGAgtgggagctggtggagaaggtgatTAGGGATGATTTTGGGGGCAGGTCGGTAGAGGAGGTTTTTGGGGTGGATTTCACGGGGCGGGATGAGAGCAAAGGTGTTATGGAGAAGACTGCGAGGGCGAGCGCGAGTGTGGCGCAGGTTCATTGGGCGAGGTTGccggatgggagggaggtggcggtCAAAATTCAGAAGCCCGAGATTGAGAGGCAGATTGGGTGGGATCTGTGGGCTTTCAA GGTCGTGATGAGGGTATACACCTGGTGGTTCGACCTGCCAATGTACTCCATGGTCCCCTTTGTCAGCGAGCGACTGAAACTCGAAACCGACTTTGAAAACGAAGCCCGCAACTCGGAAGTCATGCGCGAGCTCATCAACGACGAGCCCGCTCTCAGAGGAAGAGTTTACATCCCCCCGGTATACCCCGAACTGTCCTCCAAGCGTGTCCTCACGACCGAATGGATCGAGGGCGTCCGGTTCAACGACAAGTCCGACCTCACCCGCCCCTGGCGAGGCGGTCACGGGAACTACTCCCCAGGCGTCCACGGCGAGCAGCTCCCTTCTCCAGACATGCCCTCCCTCCGCGCCGCCCTCCGCCAGAACCCAGACCGGCAACGGCTCAAACCCGAGCGCAACTCCTGGCGCGGACCCAACCTCACCGGCGGGCTAGGCGTCTCCCCCAAGGACGTAATGACCACCATCGTTGATCTATTCTCGGCTCAAATTTTCAAGTTCGGCGTCGTCCACTGCGACCCTCACCCAGGCAACATGTTTGTCCGCCGGCTCCCCAACGGAAAGCCAGAGCTGGTCCTCATCGATCACGGGTTATACGTCTACATGTCTGACCAGTTCAGGCACGACTACGCCTCCTTCTGGAAGGCCCTCATGACGTTTGACAACGCCAAGATCGTCCAGATCGCATCGGGTTGGGGGGTGAAAGGCGCGGAGATGTTTGCCTCGGCCACGCTGATGCGGCCGTACGAAGGAGGCGAAAATAAGGTTCAGAAGGAGTTCCTCAAGGCCATGAAGGCCAGGTCGCCGAGCGAGAGGAATTACGAGAtgcagaggaggatgaaaCAGGGAATAAGGGACATGCTCGCCGACGAGGAGAAGTGGCCGAAGGAGTTGATCTTTATCAGCAGAAACATGAGGATTGTGCAAGCCAACAACGCCAACATGGGGAGCCCCGTGAACAGGATCAAGATCATGGGGGTCTGGGCCAGCAGGAGTCTGTGGCAGGATAaagggttggggtggagggagagggtgggaaATGCGTCGAGGCATTTGCTTTTCAAAGGGGTTTTGTGGGCGAGCGATGCCGTCTGGTGGTTCTTTCGGGTGAAGCagctgctggggaggggagggggaatggaggacgaggtggaggtgaagatgagggagatggcgagggagatggggattgAGTTGCAGCATGATGTTTTTGCGGGCTGA
- a CDS encoding hypothetical protein (COG:D; EggNog:ENOG503Q4NT), protein MSHPIRRSSLGGMLLRRSKSADLKKQQKLAREQELQRQRDAVSKSPPRLPVLYNGAPAPQLALGGEARPDSIAIVSGRAGYAPAPSAGPPADAAAFATPAPRPSVEPARSNFSIPPPPIPNGGFDPYAGSGSMAHRGRYSYASSAMSTINSPRRVRRRKDPTPFNILVIGTSNSGKSSFLEFLKAALALPAKKRSKSTIEHEEIPKPPPSGNFIPHYLETEIDNERIGLTLWDSEGLEKNVVDLQLREMSGFLESKFEETFAEEMKVVRAPGVQDTHIHAVFLVLDPARLDRNVAAAKAAGANGYVSGGKHFPHARILGSLDEDLDLQVLRTLQGKTAVIPVIAKADTITTKHMNVLKRSVWDSLKKANLDPLEALGLDADDDESTPDSSKILEEDEDEEEHPSSNSEAGGSTDGQSLPIQGQSPSPNSKRLSNGSVRRSKTEDTLKDDEVPFFPMSIISPDIYEPEVVGRQFPWGFADPYNEEHCDFVRLKEAVFSEWRGELRELSREQWYEGWRTSRLKQRDGAKLRR, encoded by the exons ATGTCCCATCCCATTCGTCGCTCTAGCCTCGGTGGAATGTTGTTGCGTCGCAGCAAGAGCGCCGActtgaagaagcagcagaagcTGGCCCGGGAGCAGGAGCTCCAGCGCCAGCGCGATGCTGTTTCCAAGTCCCCGCCACGCCTGCCGGTCTTGTACAATGGGGCCCCTGCGCCTCAGTTAGCTCTCGGTGGTGAGGCCCGCCCCGACTCGATCGCTATCGTTTCTGGCAGAGCCGGGTATGCTCCTGCTCCCTCGGCCGGCCCCCCCGCCGACGCCGCTGCTTTCGCTACTCCTGCCCCACGCCCTTCCGTGGAGCCAGCTCGCTCGAACTTCagcatcccccctcctcctatTCCCAACGGTGGCTTCGACCCTTACGCTGGCTCTGGGAGCATGGCACATCGCGGTCGCTACAGTTATGCCAGCAGCGCCATGAGTACCATCAACAGCCCCAGAAGAgtcaggaggaggaaagatCCTACTCCTTTCAA CATTCTCGTCATTGGTACCTCTAATTCCGGCAAGTCATCGTTTCTCGAGTTCCTCAAGGCTGCACTTGCTCTCCCGGCCAAGAAGCGCTCCAAAAGCACCATCGAGCACGAAGAGATCCCCAAGCCACCGCCGTCCGGAAACTTCATTCCCCATTACTTGGAGACCGAAATCGACAATGAGCGTATTGGTTTGACCCTGTGGGACTCGGAAGGGCTGGAGAAGAATGTGGTGGACTTGCAGCTCCGAGAGATGTCGGGTTTCCTCGAGAGCAAATTCGAGGAGACGTTTGCcgaggagatgaaggttGTGAGAGCCCCTGGTGTACAAGATACCCACATTCATGCCGTCTTCCTGGTCCTCGACCCGGCACGACTCGACCGGAATGTCGCCGCGGCCAAGGCAGCCGGCGCCAACGGTTACGTCAGCGGCGGCAAGCATTTTCCCCATGCACGCATCTTGGGCAGCCTTGACGAGGACCTCGATCTCCAGGTGCTCCGAACTCTTCAGGGCAAGACCGCTGTCATTCCAGTCATTGCCAAAGCCgacaccatcacaaccaaGCACATGAATGTCCTTAAGAGGTCGGTCTGGGACAGTCTCAAGAAAGCCAATCTCGATCCCCTGGAGGCTCTGGGTTTGGAtgccgatgacgacgagTCAACTCCTGATTCGAGCAAGATTctcgaggaagacgaggatgaagaagagcaTCCATCATCGAACAGCGAGGCTGGGGGAAGCACGGACGGCCAAAGCCTACCTATTCAGGGACAGAGCCCGTCTCCCAACTCCAAGAGGCTATCCAATGGCTCCGTCCGCCGAAGCAAGACAGAAGACACCCTAAAGGACGACGAAgtgcccttcttccccatGTCGATAATCAGTCCTGACATCTACGAACCCGAAGTGGTCGGACGCCAGTTCCCATGGGGCTTTGCCGACCCATACAATGAGGAACACTGCGACTTTGTTCGTCTGAAGGAGGCTGTGTTCAGCGAGTGGCGCGGCGAACTTCGCGAGCTCAGCAGGGAACAATGGTACGAGGGCTGGAGAACCAGTAGGCTCAAACAACGAGATGGGGCGAAGCTTCGCAGATAG
- a CDS encoding hypothetical protein (EggNog:ENOG503PF3A) yields the protein MDVASSCSKISMTAAADVEAKKQPTYTTVGSIYNPSAAAPIQAPTRRPRIRRFPQPPESPLGDPFDFTDPLRALLKEKSPPSPPTTAAVLKQYTPLQQNYDRALSPINEQEYLAMTMPPQFRRSEIPSPLSSTTSDIGFGRDRPTVNPAGLPSTASSGPPRPLTAGPPGVRQFKRNGFDPTTSSVRIGRLESQNETSAARPLFPIGHQTKPSIIRQPFQAGVNYMALRDGDIRGHDAEHPSQLLQHNLSGNYGSNAQQSRASPDLRRSSSSTPFRPSDPDPKKGPVHDTLPPEKAMEYFPAGFPSNYDGQYTPRPAVPSKFSPLDQESQKQTQNQLDKQDQQIHDPTNGRVQRPIGAIGAERERRRNAIDKAVSCKLDNEDTTKMDSNEYAKPLLDRTYDALLKYRDSGRSACPSNGWHPQFAEPDESLFDHSPEGNNSFFDDPRMEAPKKKKVAKPTRKLGY from the exons ATGGATGTAGCTTCATCGTGTTCCAAGATCTCCATGACCGCAGCTGCAGACGTGGAAGCCAAGAAGCAACCAACCTACACCACGGTGGGTTCCATTTACAACCCCAGCGCAGCAGCCCCCATTCAGGCGCCCACCAGACGGCCAAGAATTAGGAGAttcccccaacccccggAGTCCCCTTTAGGAGACCCGTTCGACTTCACAGATCCCTTGAGGGCCCTTCTGAAGGAGAAATCACCTCCGTCTCCGCCTACTACGGCCGCCGTGCTGAAGCAGTATACGCCTCTCCAGCAGAATTACGATCGTGCCCTCAGCCCCATCAACGAACAGGAGTACCTCGCTATGACGATGCCTCCTCAATTTCG TCGTTCTGAGATTCCATCTCCTCTATCTTCTACCACGTCTGACATTGGATTTGGAAGAGATAGGCCCACAGTCAACCCTGCTGGTCTTCCTTCCACTGCTTCATCCGGACCCCCTCGGCCACTGACGGCAGGGCCTCCAGGCGTGCGTCAGTTCAAGCGGAATGGTTTTGatccaacaacctcttctgTGCGCATCGGCCGTTTGGAAAGCCAAAACGAAACTTCGGCGGCCCGTCCCCTCTTTCCAATCGGGCACCAGACTAAACCTTCCATCATCAGACAGCCTTTTCAGGCTGGCGTCAACTACATGGCTCTCCGTGATGGAGACATCAGGGGGCATGATGCAGAGCATCCGAGCCAGCTGCTTCAGCACAATTTGTCTGGGAATTACGGTTCAAATGCCCAGCAGTCGCGCGCCTCCCCCGACTTGCGGCGATCTTCTTCGAGCACCCCATTTCGACCAAGTGACCCGGACCCAAAGAAAGGCCCTGTGCACGATACTCTTCCTCCCGAAAAGGCAATGGAGTACTTTCCAGCAGGCTTCCCGTCCAACTATGATGGGCAGTACACCCCTCGTCCGGCGGTGCCTTCAAAATTTTCCCCTTTGGACCAAGAATCGCAAAAGCAGACACAAAATCAGTTGGACAAACAGGACCAGCAGATACATGATCCAACGAATGGCCGCGTGCAGAGACCAATTGGAGCCATCGGGGCCGAGCGTGAGCGACGCCGGAACGCCATCGACAAAGCTGTTTCTTGCAAGCTCGACAACGAGGACACCACCAAGATGGACAGCAATGAGTATGCGAAGCCTCTGTTGGACAGGACCTATGATGCTCTCCTGAAGTATCGGGATTCCGGAAGGTCGGCTTGCCCGTCAAATGGCTGGCATCCACAGTTTGCAGAGCCAGACGAGTCGCTGTTTGACCACTCGCCCGAGGGCAACAACAGCTTCTTTGACGATCCTAGGATGGAGGctcccaagaagaagaaagttGCCAAGCCCACCCGAAAACTCGGATACTAA
- a CDS encoding hypothetical protein (EggNog:ENOG503NVCT; COG:S): MPSTKDWEGDGSVATEEPVSRDSVKRHRSSRTTSERKDRDRDRERDRDRDRDRDYRERDRERDVDRERAPRDKSRYRDKERDRDRERERERERERERERDRDRDGERDRYREDKDSSLSSSTHRRHHSTRSSKRPTDSEGLLYTSRSHSHRQRRSRGDMDKDEPGSKSAAAGSMTELVPELARGLGERVSFPYPSVNKNYSKEALYSKEDVSTPARRTDPPTPEPTDLGSSEMKRSKSTNSPGIIRQKSTRQQSRQDDRPPSPPETDLSDPKKRSGTPSSQQEDDRPGSRNSYVSRAASKHESKSKLSRASSQATFVLRAAPSTRQSKMEGSEITNPSTVDSDATQVLPRRTQSTRPRVETDSSPESAVDSSPKTPLHTQNFPPPPPPVLPGEKDHYATSDVNHYATSDVHDNNHYSTSDLPTPSATPAIHPTGAVPPPPPPPPPPASIDPQDVPRVDYLMQNGGLPQPVPRQFLSVLPRQNGTRPSNPPLQGAETLFAPFFNLLNQYQTVINGNGSVAVATGHRTVARRLLDRLENVFNRDLPPHGCNCVMCERSDEVNRGLGWGEVLERVSGRVELPPWPPFDFSMLAGKAVEELADVPPRPSSPVKMDPDIAEEFREHYLRQTQRVKMAVDKWMVNCEKTPAPPPTEVDDETLSFAILTNLDTDERPYFNAFLTGSRELQPANRAPTPARKSRNDFVVKAGLSLQRLYRLPVAPRDAEAAVYLVRNPGCWHDLLVTISEITSSEWEVLISGRFDGFLWSGAEDDGIPFGEGPSRLTTPASNMPSRLMSPGVRGGMSRTTTPFGGVGGPMSRNATPFGGFSRGPTPASFISGVSAASSSYPSNRASITHDEETEIACLAELEREIFNGMEALEDAFEKLHEQAMGVRDALRRRGAALSMSLQQRRGGLGMRGIDVLPLSGSSGVYDRPGWADDESVDGADSEWGADEMSELAPDDSASQISSNRMRRPKRRRERATPGVIEEEDEQ; this comes from the exons ATGCCATCCACTAAAGACTGGGAAGGCGACGGCTCCGTCGCAACTGAAGAGCCTGTATCGCGCGACTCGGTGAAGAGACACAGATCCTCCAGGACGACTTCGGAGCGGAAGGACCGAGAtcgagacagagagagagacagagaccGTGACCGAGATCGAGACTACCGCGAGCGCGACAGAGAAAGGGATGTAGATCGGGAgagggcgccgagggacAAGTCGAGATACAGAGATAAGGAGCGGGATAGAGaccgggagagggagagggagagggagagggagagggagagg gagagggacaGAGATCGGGACGGCGAAAGGGATCGGTACAGAGAAGACAAGGATTCGTCACTCTCGTCGTCGACGCACCGCCGGCACCACTCGACGAGATCCTCCAAGAGGCCCACCGACAGCGAGGGCTTGCTTTACACTTCACGATCGCATTCCCACCGTCAGCGCCGGTCGAGAGGAGATATGGACAAGGACGAGCCCGGTAGCAAGTCGGCGGCTGCCGGCTCAATGACTGAGCTGGTGCCCGAGTTGGCgagagggttgggtgagCGGGTGAGCTTTCCGTACCCTTCAGTCAACAAGAATTACAGCAAGGAGGCTCTGTACAGCAAAGAGGATGTCTCGACTCCGGCTAGACGGACGGACCCCCCCACTCCCGAGCCCACCGATCTCGGTAGCAGCGAGATGAAGCGGTCCAAGTCAACAAACTCGCCTGGGATTATCCGACAAAAGTCGACCAGACAACAGTCGCGTCAGGACGATAGACCCCCTTCACCGCCCGAGACAGACCTGTCAGACCCAAAGAAGAGGTCCGGCACTCCATCTTCGCAGCAGGAAGATGACAGGCCAGGGTCGAGAAACTCGTATGTGTCCAGAGCGGCTTCGAAGCACGAGTCAAAGTCGAAGCTGTCGAGGGCTTCCAGCCAGGCCACATTCGTGTTGCGAGCAGCTCCGTCTACAAGACAGTCCAAGATGGAGGGTTCAGAAATCACGAATCCTTCGACTGTGGATTCGGATGCCACACAAGTCCTCCCTAGACGAACTCAGTCGACCAGGCCTCGGGTTGAGACCGACTCATCCCCCGAGTCTGCGGTTGATTCTTCTCCCAAGACCCCATTGCATACACAGAACTttcctccgccgccaccacccgtGTTGCCCGGCGAGAAGGACCATTATGCTACTTCTGACGTCAACCACTATGCCACCTCTGATGTTCATGACAATAACCACTACAGCACCTCCGATCTGCCTACCCCTTCGGCGACTCCGGCGATACATCCCACCGGCGCCgttcctccaccccctcccccgcctccaccgccggcgTCTATCGATCCTCAGGATGTTCCGAGGGTTGACTATCTCATGCAGAATGGTGGTCTCCCGCAGCCAGTACCAAGGCAGTTTCTTTCGGTACTGCCACGGCAAAATGGCACGCGaccctccaacccaccccttCAAGGTGCCGAGACGCTCTTCGCGCcgttcttcaacctcctcaaccagtACCAGACGGTAATCAACGGCAATGGCTCGGTCGCTGTCGCCACGGGACACAGAACAGTGGCCCGTCGCCTGTTGGACCGGCTGGAGAATGTTTTCAACAGGGATCTGCCTCCGCATGGGTGCAACTGCGTCATGTGCGAGAGGTCTGATGAGGTCAACAGAGGACTCGGCTGGGGAGAGGTGCTCGAGCGTGTCAGTGGACGGGTTGAGCTACCGCCGTGGCCACCCTTTGACTTTTCGATGCTTGCGGGCAAGGCCGTGGAAGAATTGGCTGACGTCCCCCCTCGTCCGTCGTCGCCGGTAAAGATGGACCCCGACATTGCCGAGGAGTTCAGAGAGCATTACCTGCGCCAGACGCAACGGGTCAAGATGGCGGTTGATAAGTGGATGGTCAATTGCGAAAAGAcgcccgcccctcccccgaccGAAGTCGATGATGAGACCTTGAGTTTTGCGATTCTCACCAACCTAGACACGGATGAAAGGCCCTACTTCAACGCCTTTCTGACTGGCTCTAGGGAGCTCCAGCCCGCGAACCGTGCGCCGACACCGGCGCGCAAGTCAAGAAATGATTTTGTTGTCAAGGCTGGCTTGTCTCTTCAGAGACTTTACCGCCTCCCGGTGGCCCCGCGTGACGCCGAGGCAGCGGTATACCTCGTCCGCAACCCAGGCTGCTGGCACGATCTCTTGGTGACCATTTCGGAAATCACCTCCTCGGAGTGGGAGGTTCTGATCTCGGGACGATTTGATGGGTTCTTGTGGTCTGGCGCCGAGGATGACGGTATCCCCTTTGGCGAAGGCCCTTCTCGCCTAACGACACCGGCGAGCAACATGCCCTCCCGCCTGATGAGCCCCGGTGTTCGCGGCGGCATGTCGAGAACGACTACCCCTTTcggcggggttggcgggCCAATGTCAAGGAATGCCACTCCCTTTGGTGGCTTCTCCCGCGGCCCGACGCCAGCTTCCTTCATCAGCGGTGTTTCGGCAGCGTCGTCTTCTTATCCCTCCAACAGAGCATCCATCACACACGACGAAGAAACCGAGATTGCGTGTCTAGCGGAACTGGAGAGGGAGATCTTCAACGGAATGGAAGCGCTCGAGGACGCATTCGAGAAGCTCCACGAGCAGGCTATGGGTGTCAGGGATGcgctgaggagaaggggcGCGGCGCTCAGCATGAGCTTGCAGCAGCGACGGGGAGGtctggggatgagggggattGACGTCCTGCCGCTGTCCGGGTCGAGCGGGGTGTATGATCGGCCTGGGTGGGCGGATGACGAGAGCGTCGATGGGGCGGATAGCGAGTGGGGGGCTGATGAGATGAGCGAGCTGGCACCGGATGATTCGGCCAGTCAGATCAGCAGTAatcggatgaggaggccgaaGAGGAGACGGGAGAGGGCTACGCCGGGGGTtatcgaggaggaggatgagcagTAG
- the MET3 gene encoding Sulfate adenylyltransferase (EggNog:ENOG503NUAT; COG:H) gives MANTPHGGVLKDLIARDAPRHAELSAEAETLPALLLSERQLCDLELILTGGFSPLEGFMTEKDYNGVVKDNRLADGALFSMPITLDVDQATIDEVKIAPGARITLRDFRDDRNLAILTVEDVYKPNKELEAKEVFGGDEEHPAIQYLYNTAKEFYVGGKLEAINKLQHYDFVELRYTPAELRAHFDKLGWAKVVAFQTRNPMHRAHRELTVRAARSHHANVLIHPVVGLTKPGDIDHFTRVRVYKALLPRYPNGMAVLGLLPLAMRMGGPREAIWHAIIRKNHGATHFIVGRDHAGPGKNSKGVDFYGPYDAQYAVEKYRDELGIEVVPFQMMTYLPDSDEYAPVDQIPKGVRTLNISGTELRSRLRSGREIPEWFSYPEVVKVLRESHPPRSQQGFTVFLTGYQNSGKDQIARALQVTLNQQGGRSVSLLLGETVRSELSSELGFSREDRDKNIARIAFVASELTRSGAAVIAAPIAPFEQARKHARELVEKYGDFYLVHVATPLEYCEKTDKRGIYAKARAGEIKGFTGVDDPYEAPEKADLVVDLQKQSVRGIVHQIILQLEGAGLLDRF, from the exons ATGGCCAACACACCCCACGGCGGCGTCCTCAAGGACCTCATCGCCCGCGATGCCCCCAGACACGCCGAGCTCTcggccgaggccgagacgCTCCccgcgctgctgctgagcgAGAGGCAGTTGTGCGATTTGGAGTTGATCTTGACGGGTGGTTTCTCTCCTCTTGAGG GCTTCATGACCGAGAAAGACTACAATGGCGTCGTAAAAGACAACCGTCTGGCTGACGGCGCGCTGTTCTCCATGCCGATCACTCTTGATGTTGACCAAGCGACGATTGACGAGGTCAAGATTGCGCCCGGGGCCCGGATCACGCTGCGGGATTTCAGAGATGATAGGAACTTGGCCATCTtgacggtggaggatgttTACAAGCCTAATAA GGAGCTCGAGGCTAAGGAGGTTTTcggcggtgatgaggagcaTCCTGCTATTCAGTACCTTTACAACACCGCCAAGGAGTTTTATGTCGGTGGCAAGCTTGAGGCTATCAACAAGCTGCAGCATTATGACTTTGTCGAGTTGAGAT ACACTCCTGCTGAGCTCCGCGCTCACTTCGACAAGCTCGGCTGGGCCAAGGTTGTCGCTTTCCAGACCCGTAACCCGATGCACCGCGCCCACAGGGAACTCACCGTCCGCGCTGCCCGCTCTCACCACGCCAAcgtcctcatccaccccgtcGTCGGCCTCACCAAGCCCGGCGACATCGACCACTTCACCCGTGTCCGTGTCTACAaggccctcctccccagataCCCCAACGGTATGGccgtcctcggcctcctccccctcgccatGCGCATGGGCGGCCCCCGCGAGGCCATCTGGCACGCCATCATCCGCAAGAACCACGGCGCCACGCACTTCATCGTCGGCCGTGACCACGCCGGCCCCGGCAAGAACTCCAAGGGGGTCGACTTCTACGGCCCCTACGACGCCCAGTACGCCGTCGAAAAGTACCGCGACGAGCTCGGCATCGAGGTCGTCCCCTTCCAGATGATGACCTACCTCCCCGACAGCGACGAGTACGCCCCCGTCGACCAGATCCCCAAGGGCGTCCGCACCCTCAACATCTCCGGCACCGAGCTCCGCTCCAGACTCCGCAGCGGAAGGGAAATCCCCGAGTGGTTCTCGTACCCCGAGGTCGTCAAGGTCCTCAGGGAGTCGCACCCTCCCCGTTCCCAGCAGGGTTTCACGGTCTTCCTTACCGGCTACCAAAACTCGGGCAAGGACCAGATTGCCCGCGCGCTGCAGGTGACTCTCAACCAGCAGGGTGGGCGGTCTGtctcccttctcctcggcgaaACCGTCCGCTCCGAGCTCTCTTCCGAGCTCGGCTTCAGCAGGGAAGACCGCGACAAGAACATTGCCCGCATTGCCTTTGTCGCCTCCGAACTTACCAGGTCAGGCGCGGCCGTCATTGCTGCCCCCATCGCCCCCTTCGAGCAGGCTCGCAAGCACGCCcgggagctggtggagaagTATGGTGACTTCTACCTCGTGCACGTCGCCACTCCGCTCGAGTACTGCGAGAAGACGGACAAGAGGGGGATCTACGCCAAGGCGAGGGCGGGCGAGATCAAGGGTTTCACTGGCGTGGATGACCCGTATGAGGCGCCCGAGAAGGCGGACTTGGTGGTTGATTTGCAGAAGCAGAGCGTTAGGGGGATTGTGCACCAGATTATTTTGCAACTGGAGGGCGCTGGGTTGTTGGATAGGTTTTAA